Below is a genomic region from Scheffersomyces stipitis CBS 6054 chromosome 8, complete sequence.
AGGTTGTCCGGACAGTTCTAAATTCTTAGTCTCTCAGGACAATTAGAGAATATTGGAAATGTACCAGTTTTGAAGTTCTACTCATATATCCTGGTTATATTACAATTCAGCTACTTGTGAGTTCATGTAGAAAGcaaaaatgcaaaaatGTCAAAAATGTATTCTTGTAAATGCAAGTTCAATGTGCGATTTCTCTCGGTGTACGGCTCCATAAAGCCCCTTAAATTAAGTCCCCAAGAGCTCTTCAAAGACTGCGAACGGTTATCTACATGCTGTCTATATCTAAAATCAAATGCACCCCATATATGCGAGGTCGGGGTCGCTATGATGGCTTACCTTGGCTTGTGAAACCAAAAAAAACTGGCTCTCGGAGTTGGCAAAGAAAATCTCCGAATCTATGTATGCCTATTATGCTTCCAgtatatcttcaatttctgagTTTTCAGAgtctcttcttttataaGTACATTATCGGGATCTCGGCTCCAGAATATTGTATCTCGTAtcatcttctcttctcgTATTCTATTGTGGTTTACGTCTATTATCGTTATTCTCGTCTATTAGTTTCCATTCTTTCCTTCGTCTCTTTCTCCACCCTTCACAGTCACCAAAGCTGCTTTGCTCAATCGGTTCATCACAGCCAATCCCTCGTTACTCTcgtcaattccttcaatcATAATCAAGTCGACACCATATTCGTCCATCTCTCTCAACgctttgaacaagttgtgCAGAATCTCAGAGCCAGTAGTTCCCAATTCTCGTTGGATATATATGTTAGAATTGATCTTGTCGGCGTCTTGGAAAGTTCTGGATTTCAATAATGCGATCTTAATTTGAACTGGATCAATATTGTTCTGGTCTATGTAATCATTGACAGCCTTGGCCCCATCTCCACAGTCTACAAACAACACCACTTTTGCTGTAGGCGAGTAGTGTCTGTATTTCATGCCAGGAGTTCTCACAGCTTCATTCTTTCCTGCTGttttcttggaaagaatTACATTCTCCCAAAGCTCTCCTCCAACTGTTCGGATCTCTTCTACGGAAACTCCACCAGGTCTCAACAACATCGGTGGGGACACAAGTCCATCTACAACCGTTGATTCTACACCCACGTCACACGCTCCACCATCTAAGATGTACGGGATCTTACCCTGGAGATCGTGGAATACATGTTGAGCCAATGTAGGACTTGGCCTGGTTGATGCATTAGCTGAAGGTGCGGCAAGAGGCGTGTCACTTACGGCGATCAAAGCTCGAGCGATTGGATGATTAGGCATTCTCACAGCAAATGTGCTTTGATTGGCTGTGACAAGCTTGGAAATAGGCGAATCTTTATGAATAGGCAACAAAATCGTTAAAGGACCTGGCCAGAACTTGTCAATCAAATTAAGGTATACTGAAGGAATCTCATAGTCGCGAGGTAAAA
It encodes:
- a CDS encoding predicted protein, whose amino-acid sequence is MGFDTKILTVKPESVHFGKNDVMPTITDKQTEDNIRLAANELVHTTNCVGFPTETVYGLAGSALNDDSVRSIYRAKNRPADNPLIVHVSSLDQLKRKLLPRDYEIPSVYLNLIDKFWPGPLTILLPIHKDSPISKLVTANQSTFAVRMPNHPIARALIAVSDTPLAAPSANASTRPSPTLAQHVFHDLQGKIPYILDGGACDVGVESTVVDGLVSPPMLLRPGGVSVEEIRTVGGELWENVILSKKTAGKNEAVRTPGMKYRHYSPTAKVVLFVDCGDGAKAVNDYIDQNNIDPVQIKIALLKSRTFQDADKINSNIYIQRELGTTGSEISHNLFKALREMDEYGVDLIMIEGIDESNEGLAVMNRLSKAALVTVKGGERDEGKNGN